The Takifugu flavidus isolate HTHZ2018 chromosome 17, ASM371156v2, whole genome shotgun sequence genome contains a region encoding:
- the prdm14 gene encoding PR domain zinc finger protein 14 has protein sequence MSVSLSSIPAMLKDRSYHGGMLKGTPVRAFYPGPLPGPHNPYLDFFPRTNNLLNPLKSLGRLVSDTPAHLPLSLHGGAPPYLGHGAQHAPVLQEPMLSASGHPYLSQMLPGHALYSKPEELAAVVTEHAAGPLSSDFSSPSSERSTSSSGSTSPPKESFYRFGIADPSPKKTRTSYNFTEDDLFMVLYGYSSNQERSVGHAISGVALPEKPVSDSHPLPLDKQALELPEGLTILQACWGNLSHRGVFADARSVHKGTRFGPFQGKLVNTSEIKTYDDNTLMWEVFENGKLSHFVDGRGGLGNWMSLVKCARFPDEQNLIAVQVEGQIFYEACKDIQPGQELLVWYGDCYMQFLGIPLTLKEAREDSEALLPTEDAGEGFKCDRCGKVFAYKYYRDKHLKYTRCVDQGDRKFPCHLCNRSFEKRDRLRIHILHVHEKHRPHKCSVCGKSFSQSSSLNKHMRVHSGERPYKCVYCNKAFTASSILRTHIRQHSGERPFKCKHCGKAFASHAAHDSHVRRTHARDKPHACELCGAAFQEDLELQYHIKSHKKILDSSGLPSPPHNGLQKDPLFTVTDKPTIQKHCGQNLPFPSLTIPNSEYRPWK, from the exons ATGTCCGTGTCCTTGTCCAGCATCCCTGCTATGCTGAAGGACAGGAGTTACCACGGCGGGATGCTGAAAGGGACCCCCGTACGGGCTTTCTACCCGGGCCCTCTCCCTGGCCCCCATAACCCCTATTTGGACTTCTTCCCGCGGACTAATAACCTCCTCAACCCGCTCAAGTCCCTCGGTCGGCTGGTGTCGGACACCCCGGCGCATCTGCCGCTCAGCCTGCACGGGGGGGCCCCACCGTACCTCGGCCATGGCGCCCAGCACGCACCGGTCCTTCAGGAGCCCATGTTGAGCGCCTCCGGGCACCCGTACCTCAGCCAGATGTTGCCCGGTCACGCTCTGTACTCCAAACCGGAGGAGCTGGCCGCCGTAGTGACCGAACACGCGGCCGGGCCGCTGTCGTCGGACTTCAGCAGCCCTTCCAGCGAGAGGTCGACCTCATCCTCCGGGTCTACTTCGCCGCCCAAGGAGAGCTTCTACCGGTTTGGAATCGCGGACCCGTCCCCTAAAAAAACGCGCACCTCTTACAATTTCACCGAGGACGATCTGTTCATGGTGCTGTACGGCTACTCCAGCAACCAGGAGAGGAGCGTGGGTCACGCCATATCGGGCGTGGCGCTGCCCGAAAAGCCAG TGTCGGACTCGCACCCCCTCCCGCTGGACAAGCAGGCCCTGGAGCTCCCTGAAG GTCTCACCATCCTCCAGGCGTGCTGGGGAAACCTGTCCCACCGCGGAGTGTTCGCGGACGCTCGCAGCGTCCATAAAGGGACGCGCTTCGGACCTTTCCAGGGGAAACTGGTCAACACCAGCGAGATCAAAACCTACGATGACAACACTCTGATGTGGGAG GTGTTCGAAAACGGCAAGTTGAGCCATTTCGTTGACGGCAGGGGGGGTTTAGGGAACTGGATGTCTTTGGTGAAGTGCGCCCGGTTCCCTGACGAGCAGAACCTCATCGCCGTGCAGGTGGAGGGGCAGATTTTCTACGAGGCCTGCAAAGACATCCAGCCaggccaggagctgctggtgtggtACGGCGACTGCTACATGCAGTTTCTCGGCATCCCGCTCACCCTGAAGGAGGCCAGAGAGGACAGCGAAGCGCTGCTGCCCACTGAAG ATGCTGGAGAGGGCTTCAAGTGCGACCGGTGCGGGAAGGTGTTTGCCTATAAATACTACCGGGACAAACACCTGAAGTACACCCGCTGCGTGGACCAGGGCGACAGGAAGTTCCCCTGTCACCTGTGCAACAGATCGTTCGAGAAGAGGGACCGGTTAAGGATCCACATCCTGCACGTCCACGAAAAGCACAGACCCCACAAG TGTTCCGTGTGCGGGAAGAGTTTCTCCCAGTCGTCCAGTCTCAACAAACACATGCGCGTGCACTCCGGAGAGCGGCCATACAAATGCGTGTACTGCAACAAG GCCTTTACTGCCTCCAGCATCCTGCGCACGCACATCCGCCAGCACTCCGGGGAGCGGCCGTTCAAGTGCAAGCACTGCGGGAAGGCCTTCGCCTCTCACGCCGCCCACGACAGCCACGTCCGGCGGACCCACGCCAGAGACAAGCCGCATGCGTGCGAGCTGTGCGGCGCCGCGttccaggaggacctggagctCCAGTATCACATCAAGAGCCACAAAA AAATCCTGGACAGCTCAGGTCTCCCGTCTCCTCCACACAATGGTTTACAGAAGGATCCCCTGTTTACAGTCACAGACAAGCCCACGATACAGAAACACTGCGGACAAAACCTCCCCTTCCCCAGTTTAACCATCCCAAACTC